In Microbacterium profundi, the DNA window GTTCCCCGCCAAGGGCCGTGGCACCGGCGGCGTGCGCGCGCATTCATTCCTGCGCGGCGAGGATCGGCTCACCGTGGCGTGGGCTGGCGCGGCTCCCGCGTACGCGGTCGGCACGGACGGTGCCGTGCGCACGCTTCCGGAGACCCCGGCCAAGCGCGACGCCTCGGGTCAGCTGATCGACGGCGTGATCGGCTCGATCGGCCGCCCGGTCATCTGACCCGCACGGCGGCGCCGTCGGACGGCCGCGTTCAATCGCGTTCGACGGCATCGGTGCCGAGATCGCCGAGCCCCTGCTCGATGACCCGTGCGACGGTCTCCGCATACGCGCCGTCGGGATCCAGGTCCGGATCGAACACCGTGACAGATGCGCCCCAGGCGCGAGGGGCGATCCATCGGAGCAGCGCGATGAGCTCATCCGGCGCCAATCCGCCCGGGTCCGGGCTGTCGACGGCGGGCATGTGCTCGGGGTCGAGCACGTCGACGTCGACCTGGAGCCAGTATCCGCGCTCCAGCCCGGGTGTGGCGATGATCTGCGCCGCTGCGCGCGCACCGCCGTGCAGGATGACGCGATCGGCGGGGATGGTCAGCGCGATCAGCGGCGACAGTTCAGAGACGTGCTCGTCCTCGCGTCGGCAGCCGACATGCACGGTCGTGTCGGCGTCGAAGTAGGGGCCGAGACCGTCGATGTCGGCGATCTCCGGAACATGGTGCCCGATCGCGGCTGCGAGGTCTTCGCCGGCGAGGCTCCCGTAGGCGTCGCTGTTCCCCGGATGACGGAAATCGGTGTGGCCGTCCACGTGCACGAGTCCCCCACCGCCCGACACCTTGCTTGCCATGCCTGCGGCCATGAGCAGGCTGCAGTCACCACCGAGAACAAGTGGCGCCAGCCCGGCAGCGCGAGCCTCGACGATGCGACGCGCGAGGAGCCGCGCGTGATAGATGATCGCTCCTTGATTGCGCATGGTGCCGACGGCGCGACGGCCCTCGTCGTCGACATAGCGACCGGGCAGCACAGCGCCCCAGTCGACTGCTCCCCTGCCGATCAGCACCTCATGCAGGCCGGTCTCCCGCAGGGCCTCCGGCGCCTTCGATGTCCCCGGCACCGAACCCGGTTGCGGGGGCCTCAGCCCGAGATTCGACGGCGCGGAGATCAGGGCGATCACAGGGTCGCCCTCCCCCGTGCCGTCGTGTCCCGTGCGGTAGTTCGACGTCACGCGTCGATCGACTCCCGGGAGAGCTGGTCGGACGAGTCGATGATGAACTCGCGACGGGGCGCGACCTCGTTGCCCATCAGCAGTTCGAACACCCGGCCTGCGGCCTCGGCATCCTCCATACGCACGCGCCGCAGCAGTCGCCCGCCTCGGTCCATCGTCGTGTTGGCCAGTTGATCGGCATCCATCTCGCCGAGTCCCTTGTACCGCTGGATCGGCTCATGCCAGCGCTTGTTCGCCTTGCGGAGCTTCGCGAGCAGGGCGTGCAGCTCCTGCTCGGTGTAGGTGTAGATGGTCTCGTTCGGCTTGGACCCGGGGTTCATCACGATGACCCGGTGCAGCGGAGGAACCGCGGCGAAAACTCGTCCCTCCTCGATCAGTGGACGCATATAGCGGAAGAACAGCGTGAGCAGCAGCGTGCGGATGTGCGCGCCGTCGACGTCGGCGTCGCTCATCAGGATGATCTTGCCGTAGCGTGCAGCGGAGATGTCGAATGTGCGTCCGGAGCCTGCGCCGATGGTCTGGATGATCGCGGCGCATTCGGCATTGGAGAGCATGTCGCCGATGGATGCGCGCTGGACGTTGAGGATCTTGCCACGGATGGGCAGCAGTGCCTGGATCTCACTGTCCCTGGCACGACGAGCCGTCCCCAGCGCGGAGTCGCCCTCGACGATGAACAGCTCGCTGCGCGAGACGTCGCTGGATCGGCAATCCACGAGCTTGATAGGGAGCGAAGACGACTCGAGGGCGTTCTTGCGTCGCTGGGTCTCCTTGTGCGCACGTGCCGAGATACGCGCCTTCATCTCGGAGACGACCTTGTCCAGCAGCTGGCTGGCCTGGTTCTTGTCATCGCGTTTCGTCGAGGTGAACCGGGCGCCGAGCTCTTTGCGAAGCACCTGCGCCACGACCTGGCGTACGGCGGGTGTGCCGAGCACCTCCTTCGTCTGGCCCTCGAACTGCGGTTCCGGCACCTCGACGGTGAGCACGGCCGTGAGACCGGCGAGCACATCGTCCTTCTCGACCTTGTCGTTTCCGACCTTGAGCCTGCGCGCGTTCTGCTCGACCTGGGCGCGCAGCACCTTCAGCAGTTCCTGCTCGAATCCCTGCTGATGCGTGCCGCCCTTGGGCGTCGCGATGATGTTCACGAACGAGCGTGTCACCGTCTCGTAGCCGGTGCCCCACCGCATGGCGAGATCGACACGGCACTCGCGTTCGACCTCCTGCGAGGTCATGTGGCCGTTCGCCTGCAGAACGGGAACCGTCTCCTTGAACGTTCCGGTGCCCTGAATGCGCCAGGTGTCGGTGATCGGTGCATCCACGGCGAGGTAGTCGACGAACTCCGCGATGCCGCCGTCGTAGCGGTACGAGACCTCCACCGATTCCGTCGCCGAGGTCGGCGACTCGGTTGCTGAGCCTGTCGAAGCACGATCGTCGCGGACGACGATCTCGAGCCCCGGCACGAGGAACGCTGTCTGACGTGCGCGGTTCTCGAGCTCCGCGAGCTGGAACGCAGCATCCTTCGTGAATATCTGACGATCGGCCCAGTACCGCACACGCGTTCCGGTGACACCCCGCGGGGCCTTGCCTGCGACTCTGAGCTCGCTGCTCTTCTCGAACGGGGAGAACGGTGCATCCGGTCGCTTCTCGCCCGAATCCTTGAAGTTGCCCGGCTCCCCGCGGTGGAACGACATCGCATAGGTCTTGCCCCCGCGGTCGACTTCGACGTCGAGCCGTTCGGAGAGCGCGTTCACGACGGACGCGCCCACTCCGTGCAGACCACCGGATGCCGCGTACGAGCCGCCGCCGAACTTTCCGCCGGCGTGGAGCTTGGTGTAGACGACCTCGACCCCGGTCAGACCCGTGCGCGGTTCGATGTCGACGGGGATGCCGCGGCCGCGGTCGTGCACCTCGACACTGCCGTCCGCATGCAGGATCACGTCGATGCGTGTGCCATTGCCGCCGACGGCCTCATCGACAGAGTTGTCGATGATCTCCCACAGGCAGTGCATGAGCCCTGGAGACCCGTTCGATCCGATGTACATGCCGGGGCGCTTGCGAACCGCCTCAAGGCCTTCGAGAACCTGAAGATGATGGGCGGAATACTCAGCGGTCACAATCCTCGATTCTATTCGCGACCACGTTCGATGCTCTGCAGACACTCCCCTGGCGACGCACCCTCGCGACTCCGGCGTACGCGCTGAGCGAAACACGCCGTCCATCGGGCATGACTATCAGCCAGCCGTGGTTGTATTGAGGACATTCCCACTGGAGATGCCGATACCCGAGGAGGCACCGAGATGAACGCTACAACCGAACGTGAGACCTCCACCGTCGAGTACCGTCTGACCGCGATGGACCGCTGCGACTCATGTGGCGCGCAGGCCTACATCGCAGCCGAGGTCAACGGCTCCGAACTGCTCTTCTGCGCCCACCACGGCCGCAAGTACGAAGAGAAGCTCCGCGACGTCGCGACGTCATGGCACGATGAGACCGCTCGTCTCGTCGACGCTGTGTGACACAGTCCGTCGCCTGACTGATTCGTCAGTCCACGATCACCCGCCGCACCGCTGAGGTGAGGCGGGTGATGATCTCTTCGCCCACGGTGTCGATGCGCTCGGCCAGTGTCGTCGCATCCGATTCGCCCTGTTCTCCCGGTCCGAACACGGTCACCGTGTCACCGACGCGGGCGCCGCTCCAGTTTCGGACCAGCGTGCTCGTCGCGTCGATCCGCACGATCTCTCGCAGGCCTCCCGGGGTTCCGACGCTCGCGCCCACGAGGTTCGAGGGAAGTCCGTGGAACGCGCCGAGCCCGATGACGACTTCACTCGCGCGCTCCTCGATGACCCGAGCGCGCAGCGCTGCGATCGGCGTGACACCGGGGATCTCAGGTCCGTCCGCCGAGCGGATGCCGTAGCAGAACGCACCGATCCGGCACACCGTGCCGCGCAGCTCCGGGCGCCACCAGGATGCCGCCGAGGCGGTCAGGTGCAACGACTGCGGCGCGGCGCCCATGGCTCGCACCACCTCGACGGCGTCACGGAACGCGCGGGCGGACTCGTCGTCTTCCGCGTCACTCGCTTCGGCGAGATGACTCCACACGCCGACCACTTCGATCAGGCCCGCCCGCTGCGCGGCCATCGCATCCGCGATAACCCGGGGCCAGTCCTCCGGCCGGATGCCGTTGCGGTGCAGCCCGGTGTCGATCTTCAGATGCACCCGCGCGGTGAGCCCGACGCGGCCGGCGACGTCGGTCACCCGTCTCAGATATTCGGCGGCTCCGACGCCCACCTGGATCCGGGCTCGCAATGCACGTTCGATCTCGTCGTCGCTCGAATCGGCCCAGGCGAACACCGTGGCGTGCTCTGCCTGCGCGCGGATGCGCAAAGAAGTGTGCACGTCGTAGCCGCCGAACAATTCGACGGGTCGCGTCGCATCTGTCGCAGCGGAGGCGGCCCACTCCACGCCGTGACCATATGCGTCGTCCTTCATCGCCAGCATGAGCTGTGCGGGGCCGATCCGCTCCTGCACCGCGGCGAGGTTCTGCTGGAAGCGCGTGCGTGAGATCTCGAGCGAGGGCGTCATCAAGGCGTCCATTCGCGCACCGCCTTGGAGCCTGCGACGGTGATGAGCTCGGTGATGCCGAGCCCCGTGATGTCCGCCCATTCCGTCAGGGCATCGCGGACGACACCCGTGCCACCGAAGTAGACGACGTCCGCACCCACGACGTCGCCTGCCGCCGCGTCCTCGAGGTCGACGACGCATACGTCCATCGCCACTCGTCCGACGATCGGTCGCAGTACGCCGTCGACTTCGACGTGAGCCGAGCTGCCGAGCGCGCGGACGATTCCCTGCGCGTACCCGCCGGTCACCAGTGCCACGGTCGTATCGACAGCGGCGCGATGGCGGTAGCCGTACGAGACCGCTTCACCGGCCCGCAGCGGCTTGGTCGAGACGATCCGGCCCACGAGCCGCATCGCCGGTACGGTCCGGGCGCCGGGAAGGCCGTAGAGGAGGCCGCTGTCGATGTTCGCCTCTCCGGTCGTCACAGCGCGCACGCCCAGTGCGTGCACGAGGTCGGCGACGTGCGCATCGTCGACCAGGACCGCTTGCACTCCGGCGTCGCGAACCACCGCGGCGACTTCGAGCACGCCGTGTCCGAGCGCGTCGCCTCGAAGGTCGGCCAGCTCGCCGCCGAGCGCGACGGCCTCGCGGGCGCCCTCACGCAACGCTCCCGCCGAGACGAGTGCGCGCGGCAGGCTCCCGGTCTGGGTCACCGCCTGCTGGCCTCGATCACCGGAAGATGCCTCGCTCGGCTGCCGGTGCGGATGCCGGTGGCGCTCACGCGGGTCTCGTAGAGTCCCGGCGTCCAGTTTCCCTCGATCAGCATCGGACCGTCAGGTCCGACAGCGACGTCCCACCCGATGTACGGCACGGTGGGCACCTCCTGCGCGGCGCGTGTGACGAGGGCGACGACGCGATCCCACATCGGCACCTCGAAGTCGACGATCGACTTGCCCGAATCCGGGTGCGTCTCGTACCGTGACTTGTGCTTGCCGGTGTGGCCCGGTCCGAAGGACTTGCCGTTCTCGTCGATCATCGTGAAGAAGCCGCCCCAGGTGAACTGATCGCTCACTGCGCCTCGGCCGAATTTCTGCGCTGCCATCAGCACGTGCACCTTCGAGCCGTCGAAGAACGTCGCCACGCGGGTGGTGTTGACGGTTCCTTCGCAGTACTCATTGAGATACGGATGCTGCTCGATGCGCTGCTCGATGAGCCGCTGACCCTTGTCACGCAGCTCGTCGCGGAACGCGTTCCAGTCAGTGATCTCCGCTGCGTCGTACCGGAAGACGCCCTTGCCCTCGCGGCCTACAGGCGTCTTGGCGATGAAGATCGGGTTCTTCTCAGCGAACGCGCGCAGACCCTCAGCATCCACCTCATCGAGGTCGAGCCAGTCGCGGCCGAGGTACTCGGCGAAGCGGCGGTTGAAGGTGATCTTGTTCTCGAACTGCAGCACGTCGGTGCGGTCGTTGACCGCCTGGGCCAGATGATGCTGGATCAACGAGGTCATGAAGGTCTTGCGCTCGCTCTTGGTCAGCAGCGCGAAGTCGGCCTCGTAGTAGTCGATGTATGCCGTGTCGTGCAATGCCGCCCAGACGAGCATGTCGACGAACACCTTCGGCGCCCACTTGCCCTGCTCCTTGGCGATCTGGGACGCGAACCCCCACACCCGACGCGGATCGAACGAGGTGAGGCGCCTCAGAAGGTACTTCAGGCGCGCAGCGGGTGCGACGTCTCGAGACAAGGGCAAAGACCTTTCGGCGGGGGCATGTCAGAACGTCTCATGCTACTCGCTCCGCCTGCCCGGATCCGCTGAGATCTGCGTGTTAGCCTGGGTCGGTGGATCAGAAGCGGTTGCGCATCCGGTACCTTTTCGACCGGGCTCGGCGGCTCAATCCGACCCAGCTGTTCGAATTGGCGCACCAGGTGAAGAAGGTGTCGAAGGCACCTCTCCCCGTCATCGTCGGCGACATGCTGTGGTGCTCCGTGCGCTACGAGATGGGCTTCCGCGACTACGTCGTGTGGGACATCCGCATCCTCAACGCACGCGAGCGGGCGACGTGGATGACGCACCCCAAGGCGTTCCGCCTCAATCGCACCCTCAACGGGCCGGATTCCAAGATCATCCTCGGCGACAAGATGCGCTTCCTCACCGACTTCGCCGATCTCACCGGCCGCGAGTGGATCGATGCGGCTGCGGCCGGCGACGACGAACTGCGTGCCTTCATCGACCGGCACCCTCGTGTGATCGCCAAGCCGGCCGCTGGTGAGGGCGGCGCGGGCATCGGCATCTACGAGACCGCGGAGGTGTCAGACGTCGCAGCGTGGCGGGCGCTGCTGGTCGAGCGCGACCAGACCCTGCTCGAAGAGGTGCTGACCCAGCACGACGATCTGAATGCCCTCTACCCCGACAGCGTGAACACCGTGCGGATGATCACCTACCGCGACCCGGCGGGCGAGCTGCACGTGATCGCATCCGTGCTGCGCATCGGCAATGGCGCCGTGATCGACAACTTCGCCTCCGGCGGCATGTTCACCATGCTCGACGACGACGGCGTCGCCCTCTATCCTGGCGTCGACAAGCAGTCGAACATCTACCAGCGGCATCCGGCCACCGGAACGACCATCACGGGTCTGCAGGTGCCGTTCTACCCAGAGGTCGTGGCGATGATCGCCGAGGCCGCGAAGCGGCTGCCGACGGTGCCGTACGTCGGCTGGGACATCGCGATCACGCCCGACGGGCCCGCGCTCATCGAGGCGAACCACAACTCGAGCGTCTTCCAGATGAAGCCTTCGGCCTCTGGCATCCGCACCGGCCTGCTGTACCGCTACCGCGACGCGATCGGCGCGGACGTGGTCGACAACAAGCGCTGAGCGATCGCATCCCCACGGGTCGCTGAGCGAGCGGTGTACTGAGCGAGCGAAGCGAGTCGAGGTGACGAAACGCGTTGA includes these proteins:
- a CDS encoding arginase family protein, which codes for MTSNYRTGHDGTGEGDPVIALISAPSNLGLRPPQPGSVPGTSKAPEALRETGLHEVLIGRGAVDWGAVLPGRYVDDEGRRAVGTMRNQGAIIYHARLLARRIVEARAAGLAPLVLGGDCSLLMAAGMASKVSGGGGLVHVDGHTDFRHPGNSDAYGSLAGEDLAAAIGHHVPEIADIDGLGPYFDADTTVHVGCRREDEHVSELSPLIALTIPADRVILHGGARAAAQIIATPGLERGYWLQVDVDVLDPEHMPAVDSPDPGGLAPDELIALLRWIAPRAWGASVTVFDPDLDPDGAYAETVARVIEQGLGDLGTDAVERD
- a CDS encoding DNA gyrase/topoisomerase IV subunit B — protein: MTAEYSAHHLQVLEGLEAVRKRPGMYIGSNGSPGLMHCLWEIIDNSVDEAVGGNGTRIDVILHADGSVEVHDRGRGIPVDIEPRTGLTGVEVVYTKLHAGGKFGGGSYAASGGLHGVGASVVNALSERLDVEVDRGGKTYAMSFHRGEPGNFKDSGEKRPDAPFSPFEKSSELRVAGKAPRGVTGTRVRYWADRQIFTKDAAFQLAELENRARQTAFLVPGLEIVVRDDRASTGSATESPTSATESVEVSYRYDGGIAEFVDYLAVDAPITDTWRIQGTGTFKETVPVLQANGHMTSQEVERECRVDLAMRWGTGYETVTRSFVNIIATPKGGTHQQGFEQELLKVLRAQVEQNARRLKVGNDKVEKDDVLAGLTAVLTVEVPEPQFEGQTKEVLGTPAVRQVVAQVLRKELGARFTSTKRDDKNQASQLLDKVVSEMKARISARAHKETQRRKNALESSSLPIKLVDCRSSDVSRSELFIVEGDSALGTARRARDSEIQALLPIRGKILNVQRASIGDMLSNAECAAIIQTIGAGSGRTFDISAARYGKIILMSDADVDGAHIRTLLLTLFFRYMRPLIEEGRVFAAVPPLHRVIVMNPGSKPNETIYTYTEQELHALLAKLRKANKRWHEPIQRYKGLGEMDADQLANTTMDRGGRLLRRVRMEDAEAAGRVFELLMGNEVAPRREFIIDSSDQLSRESIDA
- a CDS encoding DUF7455 domain-containing protein; the protein is MNATTERETSTVEYRLTAMDRCDSCGAQAYIAAEVNGSELLFCAHHGRKYEEKLRDVATSWHDETARLVDAV
- a CDS encoding alanine racemase yields the protein MTPSLEISRTRFQQNLAAVQERIGPAQLMLAMKDDAYGHGVEWAASAATDATRPVELFGGYDVHTSLRIRAQAEHATVFAWADSSDDEIERALRARIQVGVGAAEYLRRVTDVAGRVGLTARVHLKIDTGLHRNGIRPEDWPRVIADAMAAQRAGLIEVVGVWSHLAEASDAEDDESARAFRDAVEVVRAMGAAPQSLHLTASAASWWRPELRGTVCRIGAFCYGIRSADGPEIPGVTPIAALRARVIEERASEVVIGLGAFHGLPSNLVGASVGTPGGLREIVRIDATSTLVRNWSGARVGDTVTVFGPGEQGESDATTLAERIDTVGEEIITRLTSAVRRVIVD
- a CDS encoding alanine racemase C-terminal domain-containing protein, giving the protein MTQTGSLPRALVSAGALREGAREAVALGGELADLRGDALGHGVLEVAAVVRDAGVQAVLVDDAHVADLVHALGVRAVTTGEANIDSGLLYGLPGARTVPAMRLVGRIVSTKPLRAGEAVSYGYRHRAAVDTTVALVTGGYAQGIVRALGSSAHVEVDGVLRPIVGRVAMDVCVVDLEDAAAGDVVGADVVYFGGTGVVRDALTEWADITGLGITELITVAGSKAVREWTP
- a CDS encoding sugar-transfer associated ATP-grasp domain-containing protein; its protein translation is MSRDVAPAARLKYLLRRLTSFDPRRVWGFASQIAKEQGKWAPKVFVDMLVWAALHDTAYIDYYEADFALLTKSERKTFMTSLIQHHLAQAVNDRTDVLQFENKITFNRRFAEYLGRDWLDLDEVDAEGLRAFAEKNPIFIAKTPVGREGKGVFRYDAAEITDWNAFRDELRDKGQRLIEQRIEQHPYLNEYCEGTVNTTRVATFFDGSKVHVLMAAQKFGRGAVSDQFTWGGFFTMIDENGKSFGPGHTGKHKSRYETHPDSGKSIVDFEVPMWDRVVALVTRAAQEVPTVPYIGWDVAVGPDGPMLIEGNWTPGLYETRVSATGIRTGSRARHLPVIEASRR
- a CDS encoding sugar-transfer associated ATP-grasp domain-containing protein; translated protein: MDQKRLRIRYLFDRARRLNPTQLFELAHQVKKVSKAPLPVIVGDMLWCSVRYEMGFRDYVVWDIRILNARERATWMTHPKAFRLNRTLNGPDSKIILGDKMRFLTDFADLTGREWIDAAAAGDDELRAFIDRHPRVIAKPAAGEGGAGIGIYETAEVSDVAAWRALLVERDQTLLEEVLTQHDDLNALYPDSVNTVRMITYRDPAGELHVIASVLRIGNGAVIDNFASGGMFTMLDDDGVALYPGVDKQSNIYQRHPATGTTITGLQVPFYPEVVAMIAEAAKRLPTVPYVGWDIAITPDGPALIEANHNSSVFQMKPSASGIRTGLLYRYRDAIGADVVDNKR